The Streptomyces sp. NBC_00454 DNA segment CGTCCCACATGAACCAGAAGCGGTCCTGACCGGGGGTACCGAAGAGGTACAGGATCAGGTCCTGGTCCAGGGTGATGCGGCCGAAGTCCATGGCGACCGTGGTGGTCGTCTTGTCCCCGGTGTGGGTGAGGTCGTCGATACCGGCGGAGGCGCTGGTCATGACGGCCTCGGTGCGCAGGGGGTTGATCTCGGAGACGGCGCCCACGAACGTGGTCTTGCCCACGCCGAAGCCGCCCGCCACCACGATCTTCGCGGAGGTGGTGGAGCGAGCAGGAGCCGCTCCGCCGTTAGAGCTTGCGAAGTCCACTGAGCACCCTTTCGAGCAGTGTCACGTCTGGCTGGCCGCCGGCGGACTCGTCGCCGCCGGGCTGGTGGATGGCGACGAGGCCCGCCTC contains these protein-coding regions:
- a CDS encoding ATP/GTP-binding protein; this encodes MDFASSNGGAAPARSTTSAKIVVAGGFGVGKTTFVGAVSEINPLRTEAVMTSASAGIDDLTHTGDKTTTTVAMDFGRITLDQDLILYLFGTPGQDRFWFMWDDLVRGAIGAVVLVDTRRLADCFPAVDYFENSGLPFVIALNGFDGHQPYTPEEVREALQIGPDAPIITTDARHRGDAKSALITLVEHALMARLR